In Macadamia integrifolia cultivar HAES 741 chromosome 5, SCU_Mint_v3, whole genome shotgun sequence, a single window of DNA contains:
- the LOC122078179 gene encoding LOW QUALITY PROTEIN: probable galacturonosyltransferase 9 (The sequence of the model RefSeq protein was modified relative to this genomic sequence to represent the inferred CDS: inserted 1 base in 1 codon), with translation MAGAVRVGQLITGGGRLGSVAAGVGAGGLRSFFSYRIFVSAMFTLLFLATLSVLFTISPSTSSQDSVLPITGPHVQAYVHRTFLALKSDPLKTRVDLIYKQANDHITLVNAYAAYARKLKLENSKQLRXFDDLTRNFSDLMSRPSYLGTDGGIDEDVLRQFEKEVKDRVKLARQLISEAKESFDNLLKIQKLKDTIFAVNEQLAKAKKQGAFSSLIAAKSIPKSLHCLAMRLVEERITHPDKYVDNESKPEFEDPSLYHYAIFSDNVIAASVVVNSAAKNADEPWKHVFHVVTDRMNLAAMQVWFKMRPAEGGAHVEVKAVEDYKFLNSSYVPVLKQLESANLLNFYFVNRAENSTKDANNLKFRNPKYLSMLNHLRFYLPEMYPKLHRILFLDDDVVVQKDLTGLWKIDMDGKVNGAVETCFGSFHRYSQYMNFSHPLIREKFNPKACAWAYGMNFFDLDSWKREKCTEQYHYWQNLNENRTLWKLGTLPPGLITFYSTTKPLDKSWHVLGLGYNPSISMNEINNAAVVHFNGNMKPWLDIAMNQFRHLWTKYVDYEMEFVQICNFGL, from the exons ATGGCAGGTGCCGTTCGAGTTGGTCAATTGATCACAGGCGGCGGAAGATTGGGCTCTGTTGCCGCCGGAGTCGGAGCTGGAGGGCTTCGGAGCTTCTTCTCTTACCGGATCTTCGTCTCTGCTATGttcactcttctcttcctcGCTACTCTCTCTGTTCTCTTCACCATCAGCCCCTCCACCTCCAGTCAAGATTCA GTTCTACCGATCACGGGACCTCATGTGCAAGCCTACGTTCACAGGACATTTCTTGCACTGAAGTCCGATCCACTGAAGACCAGGGTCGACTTGATCTACAAGCAGGCCAACGATCACATTACCCTCGTCAATGCTTATGCTGCCTATGCTCGCAAGCTCAAGCTGGAGAACTCGAAGCAGCTCC GTTTCGATGATCTGACTCGGAATTTCTCTGACCTCATGTCACGCCCTTCTTACCTAGGCACCGATGGGGGAATCGATGAAGACGTGCTTCGCCAGTTCGAGAAGGAGGTGAAAGATAGGGTTAAACTCGCACGCCAACTCATTTCAGAGGCTAAGGAATCGTTTGATAATCTGCTCAAGATTCAGAAGCTTAAAGATACCATCTTTGCTGTCAATGAACAGCTCGCGAAGGCGAAGAAGCAGGGGGCTTTCTCCAGTCTCATTGCTGCCAAATCCATTCCTAAGAGTTTGCATTGTCTGGCCATGAGGCTTGTAGAGGAACGCATTACTCACCCTGATAAATATGTGGACAATGAGTCCAAGCCCGAATTCGAAGATCCCAGTCTCTACCACTACGCTATTTTTTCAGACAACGTGATTGCTGCCTCTGTTGTGGTGAATTCTGCTGCTAAGAATGCTGATGAACCATGGAAGCATGTGTTCCATGTCGTCACCGATAGAATGAATCTCGCAGCAATGCAGGTTTGGTTCAAGATGAGACCTGCCGAAGGTGGTGCCCATGTTGAGGTGAAGGCTGTGGAAGATTACAAGTTCTTGAATTCATCTTATGTTCCGGTCCTCAAGCAGCTTGAGTCAGCGAACTTGCTGAATTTCTACTTTGTGAATCGGGCAGAGAATTCGACCAAGGATGCAAATAATCTGAAATTCAGAAATCCCAAGTACTTGTCAATGTTGAATCACCTGAGGTTTTATCTACCTGAGATGTACCCGAAGTTACATCGGATTCTATttcttgatgatgatgttgtggTGCAGAAGGACTTGACAGGCTTATGGAAGATTGATATGGATGGGAAGGTCAATGGGGCTGTTGAGACCTGCTTTGGGTCCTTTCACCGCTACTCTCAATACATGAACTTCTCTCATCCTCTCATCAGGGAGAAGTTTAACCCTAAGGCTTGTGCCTGGGCCTATGGCATGAATTTCTTTGACCTTGATTCTTGGAAGCGGGAGAAGTGCACAGAGCAGTACCATTACTGGCAGAACTTG AATGAGAACCGGACTTTGTGGAAATTGGGTACCCTTCCTCCAGGCCTGATCACATTCTACTCAACAACAAAGCCATTGGACAAATCATGGCATGTTCTTGGGCTTGGTTACAATCCAAGCATCAGCATGAATGAGATCAACAATGCTGCAGTTGTCCATTTCAATGGGAATATGAAGCCATGGCTTGACATTGCAATGAACCAGTTCCGGCACCTGTGGACCAAATATGTCGACTATGAGATGGAGTTTGTGCAAATCTGCAATTTTGGGCTCTAG